Genomic segment of Labrus mixtus chromosome 1, fLabMix1.1, whole genome shotgun sequence:
GTTAGTTGGGCAATCTAACACACAGGATAAAGCTTTGAactatgttttaaaatataattaaggAATTCATGCAATATTTTTGGAAATTAGTTAAGCAGTAAGTACGTATTTAATAGTAGACTAGTTATACAGAATTTGActtcttgtctttttattgtaaaagaatgttgatgttttggaaaaaacaaaaggcGTATCGATATAGGTATCATGCATGATAGTCAAAGACCAACACATTTGACAGAAGAAACACCTAGTTTAATAGGTTTatgaatttacaaaaaatacTGATTAAAACATAATTCAAGTTGAAGGATTAGTTGAACTGTGATAGTTCAGCTGGTGCTTAGATGGATGTTCTTGATACAGTTGCCCTGTGCTCGTGAAGTGTTAGTTGGTAGAAGAAGGAGGAATCCTCAGCTTGATCTCTAGCTCCCTCTGTATGTACTATAAGAGAAACGACTCAGCAGCAGAGGGACATGGTACTTTTGTCCAGGGTCAATGATAGTGAAAAcaatctggaaaaaaacaacaacaatcatgtGATCAACAATTACAAGTAGCACATAACAATTTATATGTGGCTAATTATTTGGTgatgtatttacaaaaacacaataaatctaCAAGCAGGAAAGGCAGCAGTATACAGTGGTGACATAACACAAATAATTTCCTCACCTCAACATATGGATAGAAGCTGTTCTCTCCCATACTCTCCCAGTACTGAGCAGtgtcaaaatgcattttatacACACCAggtgtaaacatttgttttgtgatgAGTCCTGGGCAACGCCCATCATCATTAGTGGCTCTGTTGAGACAAATGATAACATTTTTTTGAGATACCCCTATGATAAGAATTTATGACtccaatgtgtgttgttttttgtttgtttttgcatgaagCTATTGTCCTCATGTTTTTACCCAGATGTTATCAAACTCCAGGCATTTGTGGATGGGTCTTGTCGATAGAGACTAAGGGCCATATTGGAGCCAGGGACACCCATGGCAGTGTTGAGCACATGGGTGGTCAGAGGACTAGGTGAGCCCATTGCTGTAGCCTACAAAAGAAGGGAGtgagactttaaaataaataaagatttattgacTCTGAAGCATTCACATCAAAATATTACTATAATTGTCGTGCAAATCTTTTGACTGCCAGCAAAAACTTGAATGTATACAATCCCTCTTGACATGAGGCATTGAGATCACAAAATTTCATTTGAgatattttttaactttgataTCATAAAACTTCAACATcccatatttaaataaaaacagctttatcAATGTTTCAAATCAGTCATCACATGCTTTTCCCTCTTTATCCATGAATGCTTGTGGTTGGAGTTATCTATGCAAAGTTAAAATTTTGCTCTGAACAATCATAGATAATtatggttcattttttttaaggttttcatgcagtgaaattcaaaatatattaaatagttgaatattattttgtatGCATTCCTTCAGACAATCAAATTGAACCTGAATAAAAGTTGACTGCAAATGTTCAGTAGTTAGGatataaaatgtaacatttatgtTTCAATATTCGATTATTGTCAAACACTTTCTACTTCCACAGACTGGACTTTTGACAGCTCATTTTGAAGCCTCCTTCAAATTACAAAATATTGCTCAAGCCCGAGCTCATGCAGACGCTATTAAAAAGCCTTCTATCGAACAAAACATCT
This window contains:
- the uraha gene encoding 5-hydroxyisourate hydrolase, whose translation is MSANRLQQLKGHILPENKATAMGSPSPLTTHVLNTAMGVPGSNMALSLYRQDPSTNAWSLITSGATNDDGRCPGLITKQMFTPGVYKMHFDTAQYWESMGENSFYPYVEIVFTIIDPGQKYHVPLLLSRFSYSTYRGS